The Ancylobacter sp. WKF20 genome contains a region encoding:
- a CDS encoding ABC transporter substrate-binding protein, producing the protein MVQTVLLGAALALGAPLGLTAPAGAAEPIRIGELNSYKAQPAFLEPYRKGMELAVSQINTAGGIAGRPLELITRDDGGNPGDAVRVAEELVTREKVDALTGTFLSHVGLAVAGYAAKRQVFFLAAEPLTDKITWSDGNRYTFRLRASTYMQVAMLMPEAVAAKRKRWAIVYPNYEYGQSAAATFKKLLSAAQPDVEFVAEQATPLGKLDAGPVVQAIADSKPDAVFNVLFAADLAKFVREANTRSALDGVFVVSLLSGEPEYLDPLKAEAPVGWVVTGYPWYDIALPAHKAFLDAYQAAYGEPPRLGSVVGYATIKSLAAGFAKASAAGGIDAERMVAAFKGLEVSGPFGPFIYRASDHQATMGAFVGTTAVKHGTGVMTGARYIDGASVLPSDAEVKALRPAAD; encoded by the coding sequence ATGGTTCAGACGGTGCTGCTCGGCGCGGCCCTCGCGCTCGGCGCTCCCTTGGGTCTCACGGCGCCAGCGGGTGCGGCGGAGCCGATCCGCATCGGCGAGCTCAACAGCTACAAGGCGCAGCCGGCCTTCCTTGAGCCCTACCGCAAGGGCATGGAGCTGGCGGTCAGCCAGATCAACACCGCCGGCGGCATTGCCGGGCGCCCGCTTGAGCTCATCACCCGCGACGATGGCGGCAATCCCGGTGACGCGGTGCGCGTGGCCGAGGAACTGGTGACGCGCGAAAAGGTGGACGCGCTCACCGGCACCTTCCTCTCCCATGTCGGGCTGGCGGTCGCCGGCTATGCGGCCAAGCGGCAGGTGTTCTTCCTCGCCGCCGAACCGCTCACCGACAAGATCACCTGGTCGGACGGCAACCGCTACACCTTCCGCCTGCGCGCCTCGACCTACATGCAGGTCGCCATGCTGATGCCGGAGGCGGTGGCCGCCAAGCGCAAGCGCTGGGCCATCGTCTACCCCAACTATGAATATGGCCAGTCAGCCGCCGCCACCTTCAAGAAGCTGCTCAGCGCTGCCCAGCCGGATGTCGAGTTCGTCGCCGAGCAGGCCACCCCGCTCGGCAAGCTCGATGCCGGCCCGGTGGTGCAGGCCATCGCCGATTCAAAGCCCGACGCGGTGTTCAACGTGCTGTTCGCGGCGGACCTCGCGAAATTCGTCCGCGAGGCCAATACGCGCTCGGCGCTGGACGGCGTGTTCGTGGTCAGCCTGCTCTCCGGCGAGCCGGAATATCTCGACCCGCTGAAGGCCGAGGCGCCGGTCGGCTGGGTGGTGACGGGCTATCCCTGGTACGACATCGCCCTTCCCGCGCACAAAGCCTTCCTCGACGCCTATCAGGCCGCCTATGGCGAACCGCCGCGCCTTGGTTCCGTGGTCGGCTATGCGACGATCAAGTCGCTCGCCGCCGGCTTCGCCAAGGCCAGCGCCGCGGGCGGCATCGACGCCGAGCGCATGGTCGCCGCCTTCAAGGGGCTGGAGGTCAGCGGGCCGTTCGGGCCGTTCATCTACCGCGCCAGCGATCATCAGGCGACGATGGGCGCCTTTGTCGGCACCACGGCGGTGAAGCACGGCACGGGGGTGATGACGGGCGCGCGCTATATCGACGGCGCCAGCGTGCTGCCTTCCGACGCCGAGGTGAAGGCGCTGCGCCCCGCCGCCGACTGA
- a CDS encoding DMT family transporter — protein sequence MIRFPSGAGVKLALLGPAMAAIAGIGLLSIMDAVIKHASASHSTPQIAAMRYVCGTLIAFAVFRALRTPWPSRATLRPHMWRSLVVAATALSFFYALAVLPLAVVLALSFTAPIFIALFAALLLGERPDRTILVALVLGFAGVLVVLWHEVEGAGAGNAWGLAAALTSAVTYALSMVALKSRAAHDPLPTIVLLQNLLPAFIIVPLAVPVWTAPAPSELGTFLIIGALGTGGHLLMASAYKRADASRLGVFEYTAFIWAVGIGFFAFAEVPSMSTLAGAALIVGGALMASRRPSPVPEPEVEIGP from the coding sequence ATGATCCGCTTTCCCTCCGGCGCCGGCGTCAAGCTGGCCCTGCTCGGTCCCGCCATGGCGGCGATTGCCGGCATCGGCCTGCTCTCCATCATGGACGCCGTCATCAAGCACGCCTCGGCGAGCCATTCGACGCCGCAGATCGCGGCCATGCGCTATGTCTGCGGCACGCTGATCGCCTTCGCCGTGTTCCGGGCGCTGCGCACGCCCTGGCCGAGCCGCGCCACGCTGCGCCCGCATATGTGGCGCTCGCTGGTGGTGGCGGCGACGGCGCTGAGCTTCTTCTACGCCCTCGCCGTGCTGCCGCTCGCCGTGGTGCTGGCGCTCTCCTTCACCGCGCCGATCTTCATCGCCCTGTTCGCCGCCCTCCTGCTGGGCGAGCGCCCGGACCGCACCATCCTCGTCGCCCTGGTGCTGGGCTTTGCCGGCGTGCTCGTCGTGCTCTGGCACGAGGTGGAGGGCGCGGGTGCCGGCAATGCGTGGGGGCTGGCGGCCGCGCTCACCTCGGCCGTGACCTATGCGCTCTCCATGGTGGCGCTGAAGAGCCGGGCCGCGCATGACCCGCTGCCGACCATCGTGCTGCTGCAGAACCTGCTCCCCGCCTTCATCATTGTGCCGCTGGCGGTGCCGGTCTGGACCGCGCCGGCGCCCTCGGAACTCGGCACCTTCCTCATCATCGGCGCGCTGGGCACGGGCGGTCATTTGCTGATGGCCTCGGCTTACAAGCGCGCGGATGCCAGCCGGCTCGGCGTGTTCGAATACACCGCCTTCATCTGGGCGGTCGGCATCGGCTTCTTCGCCTTCGCCGAGGTGCCCTCCATGAGCACGCTCGCGGGCGCCGCGCTGATCGTCGGCGGCGCGCTCATGGCGTCCCGCCGGCCCTCGCCGGTGCCCGAGCCCGAGGTCGAGATCGGGCCATAA
- a CDS encoding GNAT family N-acetyltransferase, with the protein MTAFHLRPAEDADGDAIAALIESAFAEYPGCIFDRAAEFPELDAIARHFAARDGLIWVAEDEAGVIGSLAIAPTRDTDAPPGALEITKVYVAARARRRGIARALMDAALAVARTRGAPEIRLWTDTRFTNAHRFYEVCGFRRQGEPRECHDLSATWEYAYRLPLGAGAPAEPHAVTGRAD; encoded by the coding sequence GTGACCGCCTTTCACCTGCGCCCGGCCGAGGATGCCGATGGCGATGCCATTGCCGCGCTGATCGAATCGGCCTTCGCGGAATATCCCGGCTGCATCTTCGACCGCGCCGCTGAATTCCCCGAGCTCGACGCCATCGCCCGCCATTTCGCCGCCCGCGACGGCCTCATCTGGGTGGCCGAGGACGAGGCGGGCGTTATCGGCTCGCTCGCCATCGCCCCCACGCGCGATACCGACGCCCCGCCCGGCGCGCTGGAGATCACCAAGGTCTATGTCGCCGCCCGCGCCCGCCGCCGGGGCATCGCCCGCGCGCTGATGGACGCCGCCCTCGCGGTGGCCCGGACGCGCGGCGCACCGGAGATCCGGCTGTGGACCGACACCCGTTTCACCAACGCGCACCGCTTCTACGAGGTCTGCGGCTTCCGCCGGCAGGGCGAGCCGCGCGAATGCCATGACCTCTCCGCGACGTGGGAATATGCCTACCGCCTTCCGCTCGGCGCTGGCGCCCCGGCGGAACCACACGCTGTCACCGGCCGGGCGGACTGA
- a CDS encoding L,D-transpeptidase, with protein MRADSCLARLTAALRGSVLTGSAALLLLAATGAAQAQSGMEGFASSYQLYSGQRSGAAPARARPANSWGGSGWQPGAASVYPPSYGGPRPSVDVGAGYGGTARVVGGGAGSTTAAPRGTITVSTSATTYSTATYAGGDVVLPPGAVGAAPAHGASTRTAAVAPRAGYDVENSYDEDGPPLPIHRSASGGKGVDPKYNKQLVRYSSADPPGTIIVDTGARYLYLVQGNGTALRYGIGVGREGFAWSGTQRVSNKREWPEWRPPAEMIARRPDLPRVMEGGPENPLGARALYLGDTLYRIHGTNEPETIGQAVSSGCIRMRNEDVTDLYNRVNVGALVRVI; from the coding sequence ATGCGCGCTGATTCGTGCCTTGCCCGCCTTACCGCCGCGCTGCGCGGGAGCGTCCTGACCGGCAGCGCCGCCCTGCTTCTGCTGGCGGCCACCGGCGCCGCGCAGGCGCAGAGCGGCATGGAGGGCTTCGCCTCCTCCTACCAGCTCTATTCCGGCCAGCGCAGCGGCGCGGCGCCCGCCCGTGCCCGCCCGGCGAATAGCTGGGGCGGCTCCGGCTGGCAGCCGGGCGCGGCGAGCGTCTATCCCCCGAGCTATGGTGGTCCGCGCCCGAGCGTCGATGTCGGCGCCGGCTATGGCGGCACCGCGCGTGTGGTGGGCGGGGGAGCGGGCAGCACCACTGCGGCCCCGCGCGGCACCATCACGGTCTCGACCTCCGCCACGACCTATTCCACCGCGACCTATGCCGGCGGCGATGTCGTGCTGCCGCCTGGCGCGGTGGGCGCCGCCCCGGCCCACGGCGCGAGCACCCGCACCGCCGCCGTCGCGCCGCGCGCCGGCTACGATGTCGAGAACTCCTATGACGAGGACGGCCCGCCTTTGCCGATCCACCGCAGCGCCAGCGGCGGCAAGGGCGTCGATCCCAAATACAACAAGCAGCTCGTGCGCTATTCCAGCGCCGATCCGCCGGGCACCATCATCGTCGATACCGGCGCGCGCTATCTCTATCTCGTGCAGGGCAATGGCACGGCGCTGCGCTACGGTATCGGCGTCGGGCGCGAGGGCTTTGCCTGGAGCGGCACGCAGCGCGTCTCCAACAAGCGGGAATGGCCGGAATGGCGCCCGCCGGCGGAAATGATCGCCCGCCGCCCGGACCTGCCGCGGGTGATGGAAGGCGGGCCGGAAAACCCGCTCGGCGCCCGCGCGCTCTATCTCGGCGACACGCTCTACCGCATCCACGGCACCAATGAGCCGGAGACCATCGGTCAGGCGGTGTCCTCCGGTTGCATCCGCATGCGCAACGAGGATGTGACCGATCTTTATAACCGCGTGAACGTCGGCGCCCTGGTGCGCGTCATCTGA
- the ubiE gene encoding bifunctional demethylmenaquinone methyltransferase/2-methoxy-6-polyprenyl-1,4-benzoquinol methylase UbiE — MAGSEAESGGETHFGFRTVPLGEKQRMVDEVFHSVARRYDLMNDLMSMGLHRVWKDLLVSRLRPPKTDRPFALLDVAGGTGDVSFRTVEAGGAGTRATVADINGGMLGVGRERAASLGLAERVEFVEANAESLPFADRSFDATTIAFGIRNVPRMDKALAEMRRVLKPGGKCFVLEFSRVDMPVLDAIYDTYSFKLIPGMGKMVTGDAESYQYLVESIRRFPAPELFAQMMREAGLKRVGYTPLTGGIVCLHAGVRI; from the coding sequence ATGGCGGGTAGCGAGGCTGAGAGCGGCGGCGAGACCCATTTCGGCTTCCGCACCGTGCCGCTGGGCGAGAAGCAGCGCATGGTGGACGAGGTGTTCCACTCGGTCGCGCGCCGCTACGACCTGATGAACGACCTCATGTCGATGGGCCTGCATCGCGTCTGGAAAGACCTCCTGGTCTCCCGCCTGCGCCCGCCCAAGACCGACCGGCCCTTCGCGCTCTTGGATGTCGCCGGCGGCACGGGCGACGTGTCGTTCCGCACGGTCGAGGCGGGCGGGGCCGGCACGCGGGCGACGGTCGCCGACATTAATGGCGGGATGCTCGGCGTCGGGCGCGAGCGCGCGGCGTCGCTGGGCCTCGCCGAGCGGGTCGAGTTCGTCGAGGCCAATGCCGAGAGCTTGCCTTTCGCCGACCGCTCCTTTGACGCCACCACCATCGCCTTCGGCATCCGCAACGTGCCGCGCATGGACAAGGCGCTTGCCGAGATGCGCCGCGTGCTGAAGCCCGGCGGAAAGTGCTTCGTGCTGGAATTCTCCCGCGTCGACATGCCGGTGCTGGACGCGATCTACGACACCTATTCGTTCAAGCTGATCCCCGGCATGGGCAAGATGGTCACCGGCGACGCCGAGTCCTACCAGTACCTCGTCGAATCGATCCGCCGCTTTCCCGCGCCCGAGCTGTTCGCGCAGATGATGCGCGAGGCCGGGCTGAAGCGCGTCGGCTACACGCCGCTGACCGGCGGCATCGTCTGCCTGCACGCCGGCGTGCGGATCTGA
- the ubiB gene encoding 2-polyprenylphenol 6-hydroxylase, translating to MATPLGDFLRLAHAGFVLAREGVLSRIDPDLLPPGSEPLFRLARLVERRGPASSAERLGAALSRLGPSYVKLGQFLATRPDVVGPQLARDLELLQDRMPPFPQAVADATIARNFDRPTSAVYASLSGPLAAASIAQVHQGTVVGADGATRRVAVKVLRPDVQRRFRVDLSSFYRAARLGERASPEGRRLRLVAVVDTLARSVAMEMDLRLEAAALSELAQNTEAEEDFRVPAVDWDRTGREVLTTEWIDGVKLNDAEGLRAAGHDLPALGRIVMQSFLRHALRDGFFHADMHPGNLFVDPQGRLVAVDCGIMGRLGHKERRFLAEILYGFITRDWLRTAQVHFEAGYVPPHHSVEDFAQAIRAIGEPIHSRPADQISMAKLLTLLFEVTALFDMKTRPELLLLQKTMVVVEGVARNLDPRLDMWKTAEPVVRTWIERNLGPAGRLEEVADGFGALGRSLQTLPELIAQGQRIASQLDAATRDGIALAPQTMEAIGRAEGRGNRWMTIALWVIAALLAGHLLF from the coding sequence GTGGCCACTCCCCTCGGTGATTTCCTTCGCCTCGCCCATGCCGGCTTCGTGCTGGCGCGCGAGGGCGTGCTCTCGCGCATCGACCCCGACCTGCTGCCGCCCGGCTCCGAGCCGCTGTTCCGCCTCGCGCGGCTGGTGGAGCGGCGCGGGCCCGCTTCCAGCGCCGAGCGCCTCGGCGCCGCGCTGTCCCGGCTCGGCCCGTCCTATGTGAAGCTCGGCCAGTTCCTCGCCACGCGCCCGGATGTCGTCGGCCCGCAGCTCGCCCGCGACCTGGAACTCCTTCAGGACCGGATGCCACCCTTCCCGCAGGCGGTGGCGGACGCGACCATCGCGCGCAATTTCGACCGGCCGACCAGCGCGGTCTACGCGAGCTTGAGCGGCCCGCTCGCCGCCGCCTCGATCGCGCAGGTGCATCAGGGCACGGTGGTGGGCGCCGACGGGGCGACCCGCCGCGTCGCCGTGAAGGTGCTGCGCCCGGATGTGCAGCGGCGCTTCCGGGTGGACCTGTCCTCCTTCTACCGTGCCGCCCGGCTCGGCGAGCGGGCCTCGCCGGAGGGGCGGCGCCTGCGCCTCGTCGCGGTGGTGGACACGCTCGCCCGCTCCGTCGCCATGGAAATGGATTTGCGGCTGGAAGCCGCCGCGCTCTCCGAACTCGCGCAGAACACGGAGGCGGAAGAGGATTTCCGCGTGCCGGCGGTCGACTGGGACCGCACGGGCCGGGAGGTGCTGACCACCGAATGGATCGACGGCGTGAAGCTGAACGATGCCGAGGGGTTGCGCGCCGCCGGGCATGACCTGCCCGCGCTCGGGCGCATCGTCATGCAGTCCTTCCTGCGCCACGCGCTGCGCGACGGCTTCTTCCACGCCGACATGCATCCGGGAAACCTGTTCGTCGATCCGCAGGGCCGGCTGGTGGCGGTGGATTGCGGCATTATGGGCCGGCTCGGCCACAAGGAACGACGCTTCCTCGCGGAAATCCTCTACGGCTTCATCACCCGCGACTGGCTGCGCACCGCGCAGGTGCATTTCGAGGCCGGCTATGTGCCGCCGCACCATTCGGTGGAGGATTTCGCGCAGGCGATCCGCGCCATTGGCGAGCCGATCCATTCGCGCCCGGCCGACCAGATCTCCATGGCAAAGCTGCTGACCCTGCTGTTCGAGGTCACCGCGCTGTTCGACATGAAGACGCGGCCCGAGCTGCTGCTGCTGCAGAAGACCATGGTCGTCGTCGAAGGCGTCGCCCGCAATCTCGATCCCCGGCTCGACATGTGGAAGACCGCCGAGCCGGTGGTGCGGACCTGGATCGAGCGCAATCTCGGCCCGGCCGGGCGGCTGGAAGAGGTGGCGGACGGCTTTGGCGCGCTCGGCCGCTCGCTGCAGACGCTGCCCGAGCTAATCGCGCAGGGCCAGCGCATCGCCAGCCAGCTCGACGCCGCCACCCGCGACGGCATCGCCCTCGCCCCGCAGACGATGGAGGCCATCGGCCGGGCGGAAGGGCGCGGCAATCGCTGGATGACCATCGCCCTCTGGGTGATCGCCGCCCTGCTGGCGGGGCATCTGCTGTTCTGA
- a CDS encoding amino acid transporter — protein MSLVHNERTKLSATYLNGVAIAVMAVGGVGPIVSVLNGGAAPALGIAAISVICLVGSIALHFLARRLLGSLVS, from the coding sequence GTGAGCCTCGTTCACAATGAGCGAACGAAACTGTCCGCAACCTATCTGAACGGGGTCGCCATCGCGGTGATGGCCGTCGGCGGCGTTGGCCCGATTGTCTCGGTCCTGAACGGCGGCGCGGCCCCCGCCCTTGGCATCGCCGCCATCAGCGTGATTTGCCTTGTGGGCAGCATCGCCCTACATTTTCTCGCACGGCGTCTTCTCGGGAGCCTTGTGTCATGA
- the coaBC gene encoding bifunctional phosphopantothenoylcysteine decarboxylase/phosphopantothenate--cysteine ligase CoaBC has product MFAGKTVLLIIGGGIAAYKSLDLIRRLKERGTRVRVVMTAAAQHFVTPLAAGALAHDRVFTDLFDREAEQDIGHIRLSREADLVIVAPATADLMAKMTHGLADDLASAVLLASNRPILLAPAMNPLMWANPATTRNVGQLRADGLHFIGPNAGEMAERGEAGAGRMAEPLEIVAAAEALLAPATPGPLAGRHLLITSGPTHEPIDPVRYIANRSSGKQGHAIAAAAAKAGARVTLVAGPVNLPDPVGVTVHHVETARQMLAAVEGALPVDAAIFAAAVADWRVAREAGEKMKKEGGALPPLSLTENPDILAGVAQRSAGRPRLVVGFAAETQNVVAYATAKRARKGCDWIVANDVSAQSGIAGGVMGGDRNEVHLISAEGVEPWPAASKAEVAERLVARIAAFLGPETP; this is encoded by the coding sequence ATGTTCGCAGGCAAGACGGTTCTGCTCATCATCGGCGGCGGCATCGCCGCTTATAAGAGCCTCGACCTCATCCGCCGGCTGAAGGAGCGCGGCACGCGGGTGCGCGTGGTGATGACGGCGGCCGCGCAGCATTTCGTCACGCCGCTGGCGGCCGGCGCGCTGGCGCATGACCGGGTGTTCACCGATCTGTTCGACCGCGAGGCGGAGCAGGATATCGGCCATATCCGGCTCTCCCGCGAGGCGGACCTCGTGATCGTCGCGCCGGCGACCGCCGACCTCATGGCGAAGATGACGCATGGCCTCGCCGATGACCTCGCCAGCGCCGTGCTGCTGGCGAGCAACCGGCCGATCCTTCTCGCCCCTGCCATGAACCCGCTGATGTGGGCGAACCCGGCGACCACACGCAATGTCGGCCAGCTCCGCGCGGACGGCCTCCATTTCATCGGCCCCAATGCGGGGGAGATGGCTGAGCGCGGCGAGGCGGGGGCCGGACGCATGGCCGAGCCGCTGGAAATCGTCGCCGCCGCTGAGGCGCTGCTGGCGCCCGCCACGCCCGGCCCGCTCGCCGGGCGGCATCTGCTCATCACCTCCGGCCCCACCCATGAGCCGATCGACCCGGTGCGCTATATCGCCAACCGTTCTTCCGGCAAGCAGGGCCACGCCATCGCCGCCGCCGCCGCAAAGGCCGGCGCGCGGGTGACGCTGGTGGCCGGCCCGGTCAACCTGCCGGACCCTGTTGGCGTCACTGTCCATCACGTCGAGACCGCCCGGCAGATGCTGGCGGCGGTGGAAGGCGCGCTCCCAGTGGATGCCGCCATCTTCGCCGCCGCCGTGGCCGACTGGCGGGTGGCGCGCGAGGCGGGCGAGAAGATGAAGAAGGAGGGCGGTGCGCTGCCGCCCCTGAGCCTCACCGAGAATCCCGACATTCTGGCCGGCGTCGCCCAGCGCAGCGCGGGGCGCCCGCGCCTCGTCGTCGGCTTCGCGGCGGAGACGCAGAATGTCGTCGCCTATGCCACCGCCAAGCGTGCCCGCAAGGGCTGCGACTGGATCGTCGCCAATGATGTCTCCGCCCAGAGCGGCATTGCGGGCGGGGTGATGGGCGGCGACCGCAACGAAGTGCATCTCATCAGCGCCGAGGGTGTGGAGCCCTGGCCCGCCGCCTCCAAGGCGGAGGTGGCCGAGCGGCTGGTGGCGCGCATCGCCGCCTTTCTCGGACCGGAGACCCCCTGA
- the dut gene encoding dUTP diphosphatase: MTAPVLLDLPIAVLPHGEGLPLPAYATAGAAGLDLVCALPEDAPLTLLPLARAAVPTGIAIALPAGFEAQVRPRSGLALKQGLTVLNAPGTVDEDYRGEVKVILVNLGAEPVEIARGQRIAQMVVAPVTRVHPVVVGNLDETTRGSGGFGSTGLDAAAITG; the protein is encoded by the coding sequence ATGACCGCCCCCGTCCTTCTCGACCTGCCCATCGCGGTGCTGCCCCATGGCGAAGGCCTGCCGCTGCCGGCCTATGCCACCGCCGGGGCGGCGGGGCTCGATCTCGTCTGCGCCCTGCCCGAGGACGCGCCGCTGACGCTTCTCCCGCTCGCCCGCGCGGCGGTGCCGACCGGCATCGCCATCGCCCTGCCGGCGGGCTTCGAGGCGCAGGTGCGCCCGCGCTCCGGCCTCGCCCTCAAGCAGGGGCTGACGGTGTTGAATGCGCCGGGCACGGTGGACGAGGATTATCGCGGCGAGGTGAAGGTGATCCTGGTCAATCTCGGCGCCGAGCCGGTGGAGATCGCCCGCGGCCAGCGCATCGCGCAGATGGTGGTGGCGCCGGTGACGCGGGTTCATCCGGTTGTTGTCGGGAATTTGGATGAAACAACACGCGGTAGCGGTGGATTCGGCTCCACGGGTCTCGACGCGGCGGCAATAACGGGTTAG
- a CDS encoding Rrf2 family transcriptional regulator has translation MPRLSDKSLLAIAAVVDVALHARGMPVAAKALAARHDLPPRHLEPVLQALVHAGVLKGVRGPRGGYELARERRRITVAEVVRVVEAEADEALETAPAIVRDIVQPAVAEAERAFESALDGVTVEDLCRAAAQDTLRKGLPEGIDFTI, from the coding sequence ATGCCGCGCCTGTCCGACAAGAGCCTGCTCGCCATCGCCGCTGTCGTCGACGTCGCGCTGCACGCGCGCGGCATGCCGGTGGCCGCCAAGGCGCTGGCCGCGCGGCACGACCTCCCGCCCCGCCATCTGGAACCGGTGCTGCAGGCGCTCGTCCATGCCGGCGTGCTGAAGGGCGTGCGCGGCCCGCGCGGCGGCTATGAACTCGCCCGCGAGCGCCGCCGCATCACCGTGGCGGAAGTGGTTCGCGTCGTGGAGGCGGAGGCCGACGAGGCGCTGGAGACGGCGCCCGCCATTGTCCGCGACATCGTGCAGCCGGCGGTGGCCGAGGCCGAGCGTGCCTTTGAATCCGCGCTGGACGGGGTGACGGTGGAGGATCTCTGCCGGGCCGCCGCGCAGGACACGCTGCGCAAGGGACTGCCCGAAGGCATCGATTTCACCATATAA
- the cysK gene encoding cysteine synthase A, giving the protein MAEAVNTSAPAKVGRGKVYSSITETVGDTPLVQLNRLPAERGVKARILAKLEFFNPIGSVKDRIGVSMIQALEEAGLIRPGTVLVEPTSGNTGIALAFVAAAHGYRLILVMPESMSVERRKMLALLGAELVLTPAAQGMRGAVAKAEELVKDLPDAIIPQQFRNPANPAVHRRTTAEEIWNDTDGGVDIIVSGVGTGGTITGIGQVLKPRKASLRIVAVEPEDSPVLSGGQPGPHKIQGIGAGFVPEVLDRSVIDEVVTVGNQTAFETARAIARLEGIPVGISSGAAIAAALEVGARPENAGKTIVVIIPSFAERYLSTPLFEGL; this is encoded by the coding sequence ATGGCCGAGGCCGTCAACACGTCCGCTCCCGCCAAGGTGGGGCGCGGCAAGGTCTATAGCTCGATCACCGAGACTGTCGGCGACACCCCGCTGGTGCAGCTCAACCGGCTGCCCGCCGAGCGTGGCGTGAAGGCCCGCATCCTCGCCAAGCTCGAATTCTTCAACCCGATCGGCTCGGTGAAGGACCGCATCGGCGTGTCGATGATCCAGGCTCTGGAAGAGGCCGGCCTCATCCGTCCGGGCACCGTGCTGGTCGAGCCGACCTCGGGCAATACCGGCATCGCGCTGGCCTTCGTCGCCGCCGCCCATGGCTACCGGCTGATCCTCGTCATGCCCGAATCCATGTCGGTGGAGCGGCGCAAGATGCTTGCTCTGCTCGGCGCCGAGCTGGTGCTGACCCCGGCGGCGCAGGGCATGCGCGGCGCGGTGGCCAAGGCCGAGGAACTGGTGAAGGATCTGCCGGACGCGATCATCCCGCAGCAGTTCCGCAACCCGGCGAACCCGGCCGTGCACCGCCGCACCACGGCGGAGGAAATCTGGAACGACACCGACGGTGGCGTGGACATCATCGTGTCCGGCGTCGGCACCGGCGGCACCATTACCGGCATCGGCCAGGTGCTGAAGCCCCGCAAGGCGAGCCTGCGCATCGTCGCCGTCGAGCCCGAGGATAGCCCGGTGCTCTCCGGCGGCCAGCCCGGCCCGCACAAGATCCAGGGCATCGGCGCCGGCTTCGTGCCGGAGGTGCTGGACCGCTCGGTGATCGACGAGGTGGTGACCGTCGGCAACCAGACCGCGTTCGAGACCGCCCGCGCCATTGCCCGCCTTGAGGGCATTCCGGTCGGCATCTCGTCCGGCGCGGCCATCGCCGCGGCGCTGGAAGTGGGCGCCCGCCCGGAGAATGCCGGCAAGACCATCGTCGTCATCATCCCGTCCTTCGCCGAGCGTTACCTCTCCACGCCGCTCTTTGAAGGCCTCTGA